In Natronococcus occultus SP4, the following proteins share a genomic window:
- a CDS encoding PQQ-dependent sugar dehydrogenase, producing the protein MNRRTILATAGGALSATVAGCAGVLDESGDDDLAVEEVAAGFEHPWSLSVVPDDGRLLVTEREGALSVLDPDDGDVEDVDGAPDVHAEGQGGLLDAAFHPEFPDEPWLYLTYATANGDGESTTALGRGELDPETGSLEEFEELYVVEPLLDATDHYGSRIVFGEDGTAYVTVGDRGSKEFGPDHVSQDTTTAIGSTLRLEPDGSIPDDNPFLDDEDVLDELYSYGHRNAQGMTVHPETGELWQSEHGEEDGDMLRIVEEGADHGWPIAHYGCEYGTDEPVGDEFDDRDDVVDPVYYWECNSGGFPPAGMTFSEGDAVEEWEGDLFVGNLAGEYLGRFSVDGTDVEEVDPLLDGREWRIRDVVTHPDSGALYVAVDDADAPIVRLTPE; encoded by the coding sequence GCGCGCTCTCGGCGACCGTCGCCGGCTGTGCCGGCGTGCTCGACGAGTCCGGCGACGACGACCTCGCGGTCGAGGAGGTCGCCGCCGGCTTCGAACACCCCTGGAGCCTCTCGGTCGTCCCGGACGACGGTCGGTTGCTCGTGACCGAACGGGAGGGCGCCCTCTCCGTCCTCGATCCGGACGACGGCGACGTCGAGGACGTCGACGGCGCCCCGGACGTACACGCGGAGGGACAGGGCGGACTGCTCGACGCCGCTTTCCACCCCGAGTTCCCGGACGAGCCGTGGCTCTATCTGACCTACGCGACGGCGAACGGCGACGGCGAGTCGACCACGGCGCTCGGCCGCGGCGAGCTCGATCCCGAGACCGGGAGTCTCGAGGAGTTCGAGGAGCTGTACGTCGTCGAGCCGCTCCTCGATGCGACCGACCACTACGGCTCCCGGATCGTCTTCGGCGAGGACGGGACGGCCTACGTCACCGTCGGCGACCGGGGCTCCAAGGAGTTCGGTCCCGACCACGTCTCCCAGGACACGACCACCGCCATCGGCTCGACGCTGCGCCTCGAGCCGGACGGGTCGATCCCCGACGACAATCCCTTTCTCGACGACGAGGACGTCCTCGACGAACTCTACAGCTACGGGCATCGCAACGCTCAGGGGATGACGGTCCACCCCGAGACGGGCGAGCTCTGGCAGTCCGAACACGGCGAGGAGGACGGCGACATGCTCCGGATCGTCGAGGAGGGCGCCGATCACGGCTGGCCGATCGCACACTACGGCTGCGAGTACGGAACCGACGAGCCGGTCGGCGACGAGTTCGACGATCGCGACGACGTCGTCGATCCGGTCTACTACTGGGAGTGCAACAGCGGCGGGTTCCCGCCCGCGGGGATGACGTTCTCCGAGGGCGACGCCGTCGAGGAGTGGGAGGGCGACCTGTTCGTCGGGAACCTCGCCGGGGAGTACCTGGGCCGGTTCAGCGTCGACGGCACCGACGTCGAGGAAGTCGACCCGCTGCTCGACGGCCGGGAATGGCGGATCCGGGACGTCGTGACCCACCCCGACTCGGGCGCACTGTACGTCGCCGTCGACGACGCGGACGCCCCGATCGTTCGGCTGACGCCCGAGTAG